Genomic DNA from Sporosarcina sp. ANT_H38:
GTATTACTCTGCCAGGTATAGTGGAGGCGTAAAAAGCCCGCTTTTCAACGGGCTTGCATTATGGTTCCATTAGTTGTTCGATTGGATTTTTCCAACTGATATCTGCTTTAGGGTAGTTGGATAGGATTTTTGATGAGAGATAATGAAAATCGGCTTTTGTGAAATTTTGAAGTTTAGTCTCATCTTTTATCCAAACGAAAATGGAGATGACCTCACTGGAATCATCTGCTGTATCTAAATATTTTTCGCCTTCAAACATAGCACCTTTATATGATAGGAAAAAATTTTTTCGCACATTATTCACTTCATCATAGAAAAAATACTTCTCCTCCGCATATGCAATATCGAGCTTTCTTTTAGGGTTGGTTAAATAACGAATCCCGCGGTAGAACAAATAAATGATAAAGACAATTATGATAAAGCGGATTAGCAATCCCATACGGATTCCCCTTTCCGAATTTTATAGTTACTGTCTTATACGGATGATAAGCTAAATAGTTTCAATATAAATAATAATTGGAGGTTTTTTTATGCAACTGTCAAAACTATTCTCTATGCAACGTGAACTCGATTTATTTATCCAAAACAACAGGGAGAAACAGACAGATGTTTTTCAAGAAAAAGGACTTGCACTCCTAATTGAACTCGCAGAACTTGCGAATGAAACTCGTTGCTTTAAATTTTGGAGTACGAAAGGTCCTTCAGATGATGCTGTGATTCTTGAAGAGTATGTGGATTCAATTCATTTCCTTCTGTCTTTAGGTATCGAAAAGGAATTACATACGCTTACAAGCTGGCCGGTAGGTGAAGTTGAAGGAGAGTTGACACAATTATTCCTTGAGACGACGGCTGCAATACATCGCTTCTTGAATGAACTTACTATGACCTCTTATGAGCAAGTCTGGATTCATTATGGCGCTATTGCAAAAAAACTTGGGTTCAAAAATGAAGATATTATTATTGCATATTTAGCAAAGAATGAAGAAAATTATAACCGACAAAAAACCGGTTATTAATTGTTTTATAGAAAAATCAAAAAATAGATTGACAGAAGCCCCCAGATAAAAAATAATAGAGTTGTATATAAATTATTTAGGGGGCGTCAATGTGAATGATTGGAACAAAGAGGATTTTGGTATAAGGCTAAAAAAACTGCGTGAAGAACGTGGATTATCAATGATGGCATTTGGTACGGCTATAGGGACGTCGGCAAGTCGAATTAAAGATTGGGAAAAAGGGAAAAATGCTCCATCCGCAGCTTGGGTAGCGAAAATCTCGGAACGCTTCAATGTTTCAACTGATGAGCTAATTCTCGGTAACGCGAAAACGTCAAAACCATTTAAAAACTCAGGTTCTACAAATGTAGATATGCTTTACGACAAATTGAGAGAAAATAT
This window encodes:
- a CDS encoding helix-turn-helix domain-containing protein codes for the protein MNDWNKEDFGIRLKKLREERGLSMMAFGTAIGTSASRIKDWEKGKNAPSAAWVAKISERFNVSTDELILGNAKTSKPFKNSGSTNVDMLYDKLRENIISDIEAEELEQASHTDELYAELDALNKETYRSGKGRRRAELEMLAILTELPKKEVLELLELAKFKKRWQ
- a CDS encoding sigma-w pathway protein ysdB; its protein translation is MGLLIRFIIIVFIIYLFYRGIRYLTNPKRKLDIAYAEEKYFFYDEVNNVRKNFFLSYKGAMFEGEKYLDTADDSSEVISIFVWIKDETKLQNFTKADFHYLSSKILSNYPKADISWKNPIEQLMEP
- a CDS encoding dUTP diphosphatase; translated protein: MQLSKLFSMQRELDLFIQNNREKQTDVFQEKGLALLIELAELANETRCFKFWSTKGPSDDAVILEEYVDSIHFLLSLGIEKELHTLTSWPVGEVEGELTQLFLETTAAIHRFLNELTMTSYEQVWIHYGAIAKKLGFKNEDIIIAYLAKNEENYNRQKTGY